The Plasmodium chabaudi chabaudi strain AS genome assembly, chromosome: 14 genome contains the following window.
tattgtcTATGATTGGGTTCCAGTATTtgatatgaataatttaaattccCCTGAACCAGTCAAAAACAATATTCCACTTGAGCAAAATcaagaaaatgatgaatcAAAGAAAAACGATAATTCTAACAATGATGATATTGCTGAAAACGAAGCCGAAGTAGTCAATAAATGCAGTTATTATCCTTTGTATTTTGATAACTATGAACAAATATCagttattaaattaaatagaAATGAAACAGAACCCAGatcaaatataatagaaaGTTGCTTAGGGTATaatgtagaaaaaaaatatgttgttATGAATGAATGTAActtgataaaatatgataaatttgtaaaattattacaaaCAAATCCAAATTTATCACTAGATGAtgattcaaaaaataatgaatctGCTAACCTACCTTGGGAGCAATATGATGAGCTAAGATCTCGAATTGATATTTATTGTAAACAATTATTtgctaatatatattatgattatatgaatgatggaaaaaataaaaccgCTAATGACACACTAAAATcctttaataaattatatgacaAATGGGTTATGCGTATGTTTGCTTTGCTTAAAAACCATacaaaaaatcaaaaactAGCTGTCAAAACATCAAggttatttaaaaatattaaaaatatgatgcTTTCTATAAGCTTAGTAGATGATGAGTATAGCACATTACATAGTGAAATTacaaatgaatatttaaaaagacaaattgatgatgaaaattataaaaaatatgaagaaaatttaaattatgatgACGATTATAAAGATGAAGATCAAAAACGAAAGGAAATATACGAAAAATATTGCAACAATCACAATCTTTcagaaaatgaaacaaaACCTAATAATGGTATAAAACCAACtactaaaatatatagtaaccataatattaataataatatagaaaataaggACAAAAAAGATAACCGATTCTTAGATAAATTCTTTACTGGGGTCACCAAAAATCTAAGTGTTGATAATCTGTTCACacacgaaaaaaaaaatacacaaattaaaaaaaaaaacagctTAGAAAATTTCTTCACTGAATTGAAGGAAAactgatataaaaatgaatcaaAATTTTACACCAAAACATAGAATAAATCAAAACTACTCGACATAAATTCATATCTGCATGTGCAATATaataactttatttttattctcaCTATACAaccataataaattttaataacacAACAATTCTAGCAAGTGCTTTAACTAGTTTACTTTTTCAATGTTTTAGTTCGtacttatatatgtattcatttatttttactttttaattGCTTGTGCATAAgatttatatgatattatatttatttttttaacaatttaaaatgttaatataaaaatcaatGCACATATCTACAAgtttatgtattattattcagtttattatttacttgtttttctttatatattaacatttttaactATTTGCTTTGActtacattttaaaatgcatttatgcataatacaatagtaataataatataaaaaactaAATTATTTCAGTATCAGAAATTTCCcattgttaatattttaacatATTCTCATATTAATTTGAGGGGATTATCTTCTTATACACATATGGGGTGTAGTATAAATGCATAgtattatttacaaataaggataaataattataagttTAATAtgactttaaaaaaaaattttaatataaaaaaagaagaaaataggATATATGAAAAGGCATACACCCAATTTTCATGCGTTAAATGCACAAATTTATGTACAGATATGTTGTTAATCTTTtctataaacatattttttaaacataatgaaaaaaattattactaaataaatatatatataatatgatgCGCTttgaaattaattttaataatgctTATTGGATAGATTTGTTAAAGGTCTCAAATAGGATAAAAATACTATATTCACTtgatcaaataaatatgcatgaGCTTGATTTACAAGGCTATGCATTATGCAGGGGTCATGCCGtccaatatatatttttcgtttttgAGTTTCCTTTTGGCAAGTTTTCTTACCGCGGTTTGCATCAAACGCTCTTGTCTATTTTTACacttaaaattaattatatcaaaaaGTTTTCTTTCTTTAAATCTCCTCCTTTTTGatgataattttgattTCATAAATggatttttaatatcatatGCTATAGgcccatttttttttaaaaggcAACTTGTAGATGATCCAAATAGTTTAAATGAAGAATCTTCGTTAACTGTATTTTCACATTGAAAATCATTCatgttttcttttatcatttcaaaaatatcttttttcgatttaatttcatctttcttttgtttttcttcattatttgttttaatgtCTTTCTTAATAGTATTCATGGGCATATCATCTTTTTTAAGCttcttatcattttcatttcctTTATCATTGTTCTTCATCCTTTCTAGACTTTCTTTAAATCTATCATAAGATTTAACTCGTTTTCCTGTAGCTGggtcataatatttatttataaaagattGCAAgccatttatataaaaagcaTTGTTTTTGAACCGCTCATGAACTACTTCtaaaatgtgaaaataagaaaatacatttttaaaattgaaattattttcagtTATAGTATAATTGACATGCCTGCTATAATTATACTTTgcttcctttttatttgatgaatACCAATAATCAAACTGGTTGAACTTTCGTCctagttttttatttttatatatatcttttatattttcatattcttttaatatatttttatcatatttaaaatatatttgatctGGGTCTAATTTGCTTAATTTTTCAGTTATAACCATGTATgcactattttttttttttaatttctgatttatttcatttcgTATTCTTCCTTTTCTTATTCGTTTTTCTAGCGAATTCttatacttatatttaaactttttagtcatatacaattttgaaGCATTTTTAcgataattattattgatTACAttcaaaaatgtaaatgcatttttattcattttattatatccatTTGTCTTATTATTACTCATATAACttatattacataaaacaaaaggaaatttttcataatattttggaatctctataaaaattattaatattaatttaagtATATTTAATGCCCATCTCATTATATCCTATTCATTTCTTCTATTCTTTATAAGTGTATGCATTCCTTCTCTATTTGTTTCGTGTTACATtcgtaaaaaatatattgttcttataattcaaaatagcttactatttatttgcccttatttctttttaacttttttaacATCCATATGAActttaatacatttttttctatttaaaatattatgttaATGTTTCGTGGGTGTTCATAAAAACATTATCACTTGATTTTCATtctcatttaaaaattgtttggTCTATACAAATGATTTCAAATTTCATTGTACAAGCATGAATAGCAATTCTCTCTTTTTGCTTGAACGAaagcatgtatatatatctaataCCACCATACACACAACTATAGTTACTATTTATAATgtgataaaaaacaaacagataaaataataagtgAACAAGTGAACAAACTTAATATTTCATCgtatttttatctataaaatattcatatttctatatatataatactagGATATGCTACTATATCTGTACATATTGATTATAAATTAGTTGCAATATAGGTTTATctagcatatatatatcgtTGGTACGGGGTGaccatattttatattcccAGCATGTATATATCTGTGTTTATCATCAATCtttcttatttatatgtaccAAGGTGGCTAATATCATGATTTATTCCAAGCGATTGGATatttatacacatatatccATATAATCGTTTGTACTTCTTTTATTTGGCGATTAATATTTGCAATATattagtaaatatataaatttgtaaaaaaaaattaatcttattataaatatttttggcCATGCCCTTTACTAAGCATCGGCATGCTCCATTTctttattcataatatataaatgtaaataaattaattaaaaaattttatgactTTTcagttttttaaataataaataaaagggaagaaaaaattgatattATGTGCATCCATTTATTATGTGTAATAAATCtgctaataaaaaattacaagCGTACAAATATATGCTGTAAATAGCTTAGTAAAATCCATAATATAtggcataaaaatatttttattatggaTAATGTTGAATGATATTATATGTGtgagtatatttttatttatgtattatatgccaatacattttatatactataaaaattggGATATACCTATTAGTAAATACTTTtaattggaaaaaatacCTTTTACcccattttttacaatgtCATACCTATTGCATAAAATGCTGTATAAATCAtgttatgtaaaaaattaataatgtttcaaaaaaaaaggatagagaaacacaaaataaaatgatttttAGATATTTCCATTGTATGGTTAATACACATAATTTTCAAGgaagtaaaatattaagcaaacaatttttacaaaatgatCTAAACACATATAGAAAAAACATAGTCCTAATCAAGGTATCAGCTTATATGACAAAAGAAGGAGATATAAAGCAAAAAGAACAAATAAGTAACGATcaattcaaaaataaaggtTGTCATAATCATaccataaataataatcattttatttacccTAAGTATAATtcactttttattaatggGTTTGTcaataacataaataataatgtaggTCCATATTATgggaatatattttataaggataaaatgttttttagTGGACGAAGTGGAGgattaaaaagaaaaaaaaaaagaaaagatgAAAGAGTAATTAATACATGTTCTGCTAAAAGGttagaatttttttatccaaaaaaaaaaagaagacaACGTGTTGgtttaatacaaaatagcagaaaaaatatagtctATGATAATGTATTAAAAAGATTTTTGGTTTACTATTACAAGCAAGGTATTCAGGTTTTCAGAACTTTTAgctgtaaaaaaaaaagaaattttgAATCTGCTAGGAATAAAGCTATAATACTATCcaaacaatataataaaaaatatacaaaacaaAGAAATCTCGAAAAAGATAATAGTAAAGACCCTTtgataattaataataatactaaCCTAGTTGTTAGGCATGATTATGATATTcgaaaaaaagtaaaaattgttcctgataaaaacaaaagtgGATATAGAGGAGTTTTTTACGATGCTTCACACCATgcttatatatgcacatataatGAAGCTGGAATTCGAAAATaccaaatttttaaaatacaaaataacgATTATCTTGAAGCTTATAACTTAGCAGTCATGTGCCGAAGATACAagctttttaaaaattaccAATTTGTTTCACAAAGGAATAGAGTGCGTAGTGGACGAATACACCTAAAGTGACTTTCCTTATTCGTCTACACATAGtgtacacatatatattccgatattttttaattcattttattttgttttgtttatttggttacttttatttttttaaattaaaaatttttatgccAAAATCGCTAGTTAATAATTAgtaattttattgttaCAACTTCATTTCTCAATATAAACATTCTCAATGCAATTACACATGTATCACtctaaatatgcataaaatgggtacatgcatatattgcccatttttgaaaaagattaaaaatatttaaaatgtaaataaaataaaataaaataaaataaaataaaacaaaataacgAAGTATAATTATTCTGAATCGGTTATGTTTCCCTTTTTGACCAAAACGGTAGTTACATAATCAGCTAgattgttatattttttatcttccAATTTTTCCTTTAAAATAGCCATTTTAGCTTCATACTGATTTTTGTTGCTTATATCAAATAAGTGATAAGCGCATCTCTCTCCCTGcgtacaaaaaaaacaattatataaaatgaagtgtaatatatttatgtggGCTCACGGATTTTAtactataaaataaacCATTGAActacaataaaaatgtacaATATCTATATAGTATATCCAAATGATATTATGCAATATCTTACCAATAACTTGAAAGCCTGAATTGTAGAACTTATGCACATTAAAAGATTTTCAACGGCAATCAAAAAGTTTGGAATATTTGTCATATATATGTCTGGGTTCTTTttgaacatatttttaactgctttaaaataatatcgaTGTGTTTCAATAGAAATCATAACAAAAGGAGGCAATTTTAACAAATCtaaattgttaaaaataaaagctaAGCACTCATCGTCACATTTTGATAAGTTGTAAAAAATCTggaaattaatattttgtaagtTGGTATTTCCATCTTTCAACATgctaatatataatgttttGAAATTGTCCAAAAAGTTAtcttttttcaatatatcataaaaattatttacttCACTTAAATGcaacataaaataatgtgtAGTTGTTTCTATATTATCTTTAGTGGATAATGGTAATATTCCTTctaaatattgttttttatttggtgCATGAAATAAGCAcaataatacataaattttacatgaataaaaagatatttcattattcgCATGATTAAATAGAGGCTTAATAcatgtaataattttatttaaaatatttttaatatttaaatcactattatttaaaatatttgataatacCATTAATATTGTCATAGATTGGTGTAAATTAATTTGgacattaatattatttaataagtcATTTACTAATAAATCTCCTcgtgttaattttttttctgatataatatttaatatatgtataattggtttttttaacttttcattatttaatgatTTTATAATGCAGGTTTGTAATTGTGGTATTAAgggttttatataattgcttccttttttaattaacaCTTCAaaagttgaaaaaatatatatttttgcttgctctatgtatttatttgttaatatacGTATTAATGCGCCCgatgtttttaaaataaatccaCTTGATATGTCTTTATtcgtatataaaaatagttttcTCAACGTATCAATAGcttttatctttatatcTGAATTCGGTGATAACAATATTACATTTGTAAATACATTTATGAacgatgaaaataatggcttgtttaaatttaatccaactaattcatatttatcatcaggaatttcattaaaattgCTATCTGtgctatatttattaataatactaTAAAATGTGTCAATATAACTATAAGAACTATCAACCTTTTTAACTAACTCGattaaatacatataaataatacaagaTGTTTCcaacacatttttatttatatccacaaatgcatattttgACAAGGCGGTAAGATAAATTTCTATTCTATACTCATttagtatatttatttttttgcgaatagttttttttttatttataacgCTTTTAATTGTGTTTCCGTGATTTGCACTTTCTAATTGTGCTTGATGATCATTGCTATCCAAACATATATCTCCTTCATTTATTGTatctaataaatatttaaaaatagataaaattatttctcGTATCTTTCCATAAAAATTGGCATATTCGcatttatcttttaattcatttaatttatctCCACAAATAACTTTCGAATATTCTTCCAATGTATGTATTCCCTCATTGTTTTTATCCTCTCCAGTTTCttcacatttatatttttctatattgcTATATGACAAGTCTATTTTACagtcatattttttcaactcagaaaataaaatttctgTTAAGCTATCTATATTTctttcattaatatttttcaaaaataatttcaagcaaattattatttcttcgaaatttatactattttcttgtttatatttatatagttCCTTAAACTTGGGATCCTTTTCagcattattataaatgtcAGAATTTTCATGTTTATCATTACTACTACTTGAATTAGGATCAatcttatttatttccttttcaGATTCACCCAAGCTTCCATTATTATTCAGCTTCCTTCGAATATCACTATCCTTGCTATTATAATTCAATTCCAcatttgaataatttttagtaTCATATGGATAATTATTTGCATcctttaaattaaaaaatatcaatccgataaaaatatgaataatctTAACAAACAAATGAGAATAGGAATCCAACTTAGCATATGAAacatatgataataatttcaaTTTTCCAATATTGTATGGAGGGGTTAAAGCACTGGAAACCAGATAGTCG
Protein-coding sequences here:
- a CDS encoding AP2 domain transcription factor, putative; the protein is MIFRYFHCMVNTHNFQGSKILSKQFLQNDLNTYRKNIVLIKVSAYMTKEGDIKQKEQISNDQFKNKGCHNHTINNNHFIYPKYNSLFINGFVNNINNNVGPYYGNIFYKDKMFFSGRSGGLKRKKKRKDERVINTCSAKRLEFFYPKKKRRQRVGLIQNSRKNIVYDNVLKRFLVYYYKQGIQVFRTFSCKKKRNFESARNKAIILSKQYNKKYTKQRNLEKDNSKDPLIINNNTNLVVRHDYDIRKKVKIVPDKNKSGYRGVFYDASHHAYICTYNEAGIRKYQIFKIQNNDYLEAYNLAVMCRRYKLFKNYQFVSQRNRVRSGRIHLK
- a CDS encoding protein AMR3, putative, with translation MRWALNILKLILIIFIEIPKYYEKFPFVLCNISYMSNNKTNGYNKMNKNAFTFLNVINNNYRKNASKLYMTKKFKYKYKNSLEKRIRKGRIRNEINQKLKKKNSAYMVITEKLSKLDPDQIYFKYDKNILKEYENIKDIYKNKKLGRKFNQFDYWYSSNKKEAKYNYSRHVNYTITENNFNFKNVFSYFHILEVVHERFKNNAFYINGLQSFINKYYDPATGKRVKSYDRFKESLERMKNNDKGNENDKKLKKDDMPMNTIKKDIKTNNEEKQKKDEIKSKKDIFEMIKENMNDFQCENTVNEDSSFKLFGSSTSCLLKKNGPIAYDIKNPFMKSKLSSKRRRFKERKLFDIINFKCKNRQERLMQTAVRKLAKRKLKNEKYILDGMTPA